A single genomic interval of Meleagris gallopavo isolate NT-WF06-2002-E0010 breed Aviagen turkey brand Nicholas breeding stock chromosome 6, Turkey_5.1, whole genome shotgun sequence harbors:
- the SHH gene encoding sonic hedgehog protein — MDEMLLLTRILLVGFICALLVSSGLTCGPGRGIGKRRHPKKLTPLAYKQFIPNVAEKTLGASGRYEGKITRNSERFKELTPNYNPDIIFKDEENTGADRLMTQRCKDKLNALAISVMNQWPGVKLRVTEGWDEDGHHSEESLHYEGRAVDITTSDRDRSNHRARLPVLYSGVVRASSSLESAASVKKHLAAKENNGLSLNISIYFETAIMALCLEHVGKCVPAPCPIGHPFNPLCLSPCAENSVAAKSGGCFPGSATVHLEHGGTKLVKDLSPGDRVLAADADGRLLYSDFLTFLDREDGSRKLFYVIETRQPRARLLLTAAHLLFVAPQHNQSEATGLTGGQALFASNVKPGQRVYVLGEGGRQLLPASVHSVSLWEEASGAYAPLTAQGTILINRVLASCYAVIEEHSWAHWAFAPFRLAQGLLAALCPDGAIPAAATTTTGIHWYSRLLYRIGSWVLDGDALHPLGMVASAS; from the exons ATGGACGAAATGCTGCTGTTGACAAGAATTCTCTTGGTGGGCTTCATCTGCGCTCTTTTAGTCTCCTCTGGGCTGACTTGTGGACCAGGCAGGGGCATTGGAAAAAGGAGGCACCCCAAAAAGCTGACCCCGTTAGCCTATAAGCAGTTTATTCCCAATGTGGCAGAGAAGACCCTAGGGGCCAGTGGAAGATATGAAGGGAAGATCACAAGAAACTCCGAGAGATTTAAAGAACTTACCCCAAATTACAACCCTGACATTATTTTTAAGGATGAAGAGAACACGGGAGCTGACAGACTGATGACTCAG CGCTGCAAGGACAAGCTGAACGCCCTGGCGATTTCGGTGATGAACCAGTGGCCCGGAGTGAAGCTGCGGGTGACCGAGGGCTGGGACGAGGACGGCCACCACTCCGAGGAATCGCTGCACTACGAGGGTCGCGCCGTGGACATCACCACGTCGGATCGGGACCGCAGCAA CCACCGGGCCCGCCTCCCGGTGCTGTACAGCGGTGTTGTGAGAGCATCTTCCAGCCTGGAGAGTGCTGCAAGTGTCAAGAAACACTtggctgcaaaagaaaataatgggCTTTCTCTAAATATATCGATTTACTTCGAAACAGCAA tcaTGGCTCTATGCTTGGAGCATGTTGGGAAATGTGTCCCTGCACCCTGTCCCATTGGTCACCCCTTTAACCCCTTGTGTCTCTCTCCTTGTGCAGAAAACTCAGTGGCAGCCAAATCAGGGGGCTGCTTCCCCGGCTCGGCCACAGTGCACTTGGAACATGGCGGCACCAAGCTGGTGAAGGACCTGAGCCCTGGAGACCGCGTGCTGGCTGCTGACGCAGATGGCCGGCTGCTCTACAGCGACTTCCTCACCTTCCTCGACCGGGAGGACGGCTCCCGAAAGCTCTTCTACGTCATCGAGACGCGGCAGCCCCGAGCCCGGCTGCTGCTGACTGCGGCCCACCTGCTCTTTGTGGCCCCCCAGCACAACCAGTCGGAGGCCACAGGGCTCACCGGCGGCCAGGCGCTCTTCGCCAGCAATGTGAAGCCTGGCCAACGCGTCTACGTGCTGGGCGAGGGCGGGCGGCAACTGCTGCCGGCGTCCGTCCACAGCGTCTCGTTGTGGGAGGAGGCGTCAGGAGCCTACGCCCCGCTCACCGCCCAAGGCACCATCCTCATCAACCGGGTGCTGGCCTCCTGCTACGCCGTCATCGAGGAGCACAGTTGGGCCCATTGGGCCTTCGCGCCATTCCGCTTGGCTCAGGGGCTGCTGGCCGCCCTCTGCCCAGATGGGGCCATCCCTGCCGCCGCCACCACCACCACCGGCATCCATTGGTACTCACGGCTCCTCTACCGCATCGGCAGCTGGGTGCTGGATGGTGACGCGCTGCATCCGCTGGGCATGGTGGCATCAGCCAGCTGA